In Aegilops tauschii subsp. strangulata cultivar AL8/78 chromosome 3, Aet v6.0, whole genome shotgun sequence, one genomic interval encodes:
- the LOC109739153 gene encoding alkane hydroxylase MAH1-like has product MEALSWWVRGFLGKYPEIVVSFACFLFLLFFRYRRRDGLPTNWPVVGSVPAITVNAGRVHEWLTEFLRVAPGMSHVARGPWGSPVDILITANPADVAHVFTTNFGNYPKGEEFAALFDVLGNGIFNADGDSWAFQRRKAHALLSDARFRAAVAVSTARKLDGGLVPLLDGIAAGASVVDLQDVFMRLTFDLTAMFIFGTDPGCLAADFPRVPFAAAMDEAEAVLFYRHVTPTAWRRLQTYLNIGHHKKMTKAQQVLDASIAEFVSLRRERAASADANADGSDDAADLLTLYMACQDELGKDGNDFDRFLRDTTLNLMIAGRDTTSSALTWFFWLLTNHPDVEAKILAELRENLSSGGHPSAADLKRLVYLHAALSESLRLYPPVPFEHKAGARPDTLPSGPAVRPTRRVIVSFYSMGRMESVWGKDCLEFRPERWLTAAGRLRHEPSYKFVAFNVGPRTCLGKDLAFTQMKAVVAAVLPRFRVEVAPGAVVRPKLSIILHMKDGLKVRVYKRQDDAR; this is encoded by the coding sequence ATGGAGGCCCTGTCATGGTGGGTTCGAGGCTTCCTCGGCAAGTACCCGGAGATCGTTGTGTCGTTCGCTTGCTTCCTGTTCCTGTTGTTCTTCAGGTATCGACGGCGGGACGGGCTGCCCACGAACTGGCCGGTGGTCGGCTCGGTGCCGGCGATCACCGTCAACGCCGGCCGCGTGCACGAGTGGCTCACCGAGTTCCTGCGCGTGGCGCCGGGGATGTCGCACGTCGCCAGGGGCCCATGGGGCTCGCCCGTGGATATCCTTATCACGGCCAACCCGGCGGACGTGGCGCATGTCTTCACGACCAACTTCGGCAACTACCCCAAGGGCGAGGAATTCGCGGCCCTGTTCGACGTGCTCGGCAACGGCATCTTCAACGCCGACGGGGATTCGTGGGCGTTCCAGCGGCGCAAGGCGCACGCGCTGCTCTCGGACGCGAGGttccgcgccgccgtcgccgtaaGCACAGCGCGCAAGCTCGACGGGGGGCTCGTGCCGCTCCTCGACGGCATCGCTGCCGGCGCCTCGGTCGTCGACCTGCAGGACGTGTTCATGCGCCTGACGTTCGACCTCACGGCGATGTTCATATTCGGTACGGATCCCGGCTGCCTGGCCGCTGACTTCCCGCGAGTGCCATTCGCCGCGGCCATGGACGAGGCCGAGGCGGTGCTGTTCTACAGGCACGTGACGCCCACTGCCTGGCGGAGGCTCCAGACCTACCTAAACATCGGCCATCACAAGAAGATGACCAAGGCTCAGCAGGTGCTCGACGCGTCTATCGCCGAGTTCGTCTCGCTACGGCGAGAGCGCGCGGCCAGTGCCGACGCCAACGCCGATGGAAGCGACGACGCCGCTGATCTTCTCACGTTGTACATGGCATGCCAAGACGAGCTAGGCAAGGACGGAAACGATTTCGATCGGTTCTTGCGCGACACGACGCTGAACCTCATGATCGCCGGCCGCGACACGACGAGCTCCGCCCTGACATGGTTCTTCTGGCTGCTCACCAACCACCCCGACGTGGAGGCCAAGATCCTCGCCGAGCTCCGTGAGAACCTGTCGTCCGGCGGCCACCCCAGCGCCGCCGATCTGAAGCGGCTGGTGTACCTGCACGCGGCCCTCTCGGAGTCGCTCCGGCTGTACCCACCGGTGCCGTTCGAGCACAAGGCGGGAGCGCGGCCAGACACGCTGCCGAGCGGGCCGGCCGTGCGGCCTACGAGGAGGGTGATCGTGTCGTTCTACTCGATGGGACGCATGGAGTCGGTGTGGGGCAAGGACTGCCTGGAGTTCCGGCCGGAGCGGTGGCtgacggcggcggggcggctccggcacGAGCCGTCGTACAAGTTCGTGGCGTTCAACGTGGGGCCCCGTACGTGCCTGGGCAAGGACCTGGCGTTCACGCAGATGAAGGCCGTGGTCGCCGCCGTCCTGCCGCGGTTCAGGGTGGAGGTCGCCCCCGGTGCCGTGGTGAGGCCCAAGCTGTCCATCATACTCCACATGAAGGACGGGCTCAAGGTGAGGGTTTACAAGAGGCAAGACGATGCCCGCTAG